The proteins below come from a single Oerskovia jenensis genomic window:
- a CDS encoding TetR/AcrR family transcriptional regulator: MTASDTDAAPGETTVGIPPDAPATGARARTRRAILDAAVSVFSSNQTASLGEVAQAAQVGRSTLHRYFPERADLMRAVGAEALDRTRAAIRAARLDDGSPATALRRLVVEYFDLGPWYMLLFADPLLADDEAFWQESDTAEAPVRDLFERGQRDGVFDPTLTVSWDQRTLWWTLFNAWSVVTEDCTSRSDALRMAVRSIEGVVLTPSAQPPASPPAAPGPTEKSRTT; encoded by the coding sequence GTGACAGCAAGCGACACCGACGCCGCACCGGGCGAGACGACCGTCGGCATCCCGCCCGACGCTCCCGCCACGGGCGCGCGCGCCCGGACGCGGCGCGCGATCCTCGACGCCGCGGTCTCGGTGTTCAGCTCGAACCAGACGGCGTCCCTCGGCGAGGTCGCCCAGGCCGCCCAGGTCGGCCGCAGCACGCTGCACCGCTACTTCCCCGAACGTGCCGACCTCATGCGCGCCGTCGGCGCCGAGGCCCTCGACCGCACGCGCGCCGCGATCCGCGCCGCGCGCCTCGACGACGGCAGCCCCGCGACCGCCCTGCGCCGCCTCGTGGTCGAGTACTTCGACCTCGGCCCCTGGTACATGCTGCTGTTCGCCGACCCGCTCCTCGCCGACGACGAGGCGTTCTGGCAGGAGAGCGACACCGCCGAGGCCCCCGTGCGCGACCTGTTCGAGCGCGGGCAGCGGGACGGCGTGTTCGACCCGACCCTCACGGTCTCGTGGGACCAGCGCACCCTGTGGTGGACCCTGTTCAACGCGTGGTCGGTCGTGACCGAGGACTGCACCTCGCGCAGCGACGCGCTGCGCATGGCGGTCCGCAGCATCGAGGGCGTCGTGCTCACTCCCTCCGCCCAGCCCCCCGCTTCACCCCCTGCCGCACCGGGCCCCACCGAGAAGTCGAGGACCACATGA
- a CDS encoding ABC transporter ATP-binding protein, translating into MFHWNMADTDPAQTPPTEPKGPLLPRLKILWTFVTPHRRTLAVGLALGLGTTAASLATPMVTKAVLDTLGTGASLVPAVSLLVGLLVVGLVLGMWQWILLGALAERVVLDARTSMVRRFFRAKVGALGSRPTGELVTRVTSDTVLLREAASSSIVSLVNGVVSLVGTVVLMAVLDMVLLGTTLAAIVVIGILVGLLMPRIAKAQEQAQESLGRLGGVLEGGLRALRTIKASRAEERQIDRVVADAQDSARHNLKAVRTGAVAWTIAGGGIQLAIIVILALGAWRVDQGLLAVSSLVAFLLYAFQIVDPVTTLTQNVTELQAGIAAAGRIREVEAIEIEEPERAVAPGVDAPGRGADGSRAPSSGVGTSLPDGAAHPARAARPVDAQGEPPVLAFQDVTARYLPGGEPVVRDLTFEVPRRGQVAIVGPSGAGKTTTFSLLLRFLQPESGTLLLDGRPYADYTFDEVRSRIAYVEQETPVVPGTIRENLQLSDPDASEDAMWDALAKVRLDAKVRSLADGLDTSLVGTTVSGGERQRVALARAVLHAPEVLLLDEATAQVDGLTEAAVHAVIEDLSRDRAVVTIAHRLSTVIDADQILVMEDGRVRARGTHAELLAADELYRDLVAALRISTETRAGEEADRETGRQEPAAAEVR; encoded by the coding sequence GTGTTCCACTGGAACATGGCCGACACCGACCCCGCGCAGACACCGCCCACGGAGCCCAAGGGGCCGCTGCTCCCGCGCCTCAAGATCCTCTGGACGTTCGTCACCCCCCACCGCAGGACGCTCGCGGTCGGGCTCGCGCTGGGCCTCGGGACGACGGCCGCGAGCCTCGCGACCCCCATGGTCACCAAGGCCGTGCTCGACACCCTGGGCACCGGCGCCTCGCTCGTCCCGGCCGTGAGCCTGCTGGTCGGTCTGCTCGTCGTGGGCCTCGTGCTGGGCATGTGGCAGTGGATCCTGCTGGGCGCGCTCGCCGAGCGCGTCGTGCTCGACGCCCGCACCTCGATGGTGCGCCGCTTCTTCCGGGCCAAGGTCGGGGCGCTCGGGTCGCGCCCCACGGGAGAGCTCGTCACGCGCGTCACCTCGGACACGGTCCTGCTGCGCGAGGCGGCGTCGTCGAGCATCGTGAGCCTCGTCAACGGCGTCGTGAGCCTGGTCGGCACGGTCGTCCTCATGGCCGTTCTCGACATGGTGCTGCTCGGGACCACGCTCGCCGCGATCGTCGTCATCGGCATCCTCGTCGGCCTGCTCATGCCGCGGATCGCCAAGGCCCAGGAGCAGGCGCAGGAGTCGCTCGGCCGGCTCGGTGGTGTCCTCGAGGGCGGGCTCCGGGCCCTGCGGACCATCAAGGCGAGCCGCGCCGAGGAGCGCCAGATCGACCGCGTCGTGGCCGACGCCCAGGACTCCGCGCGCCACAACCTCAAGGCCGTGCGCACCGGCGCCGTCGCGTGGACCATCGCGGGCGGAGGCATCCAGCTCGCGATCATCGTGATCCTCGCGCTCGGCGCGTGGCGCGTCGACCAGGGCCTCCTCGCGGTCTCGAGCCTCGTCGCGTTCCTGCTCTACGCGTTCCAGATCGTCGACCCCGTCACGACCCTCACGCAGAACGTCACCGAGCTCCAGGCGGGCATCGCGGCCGCGGGCCGCATCCGCGAGGTCGAGGCCATCGAGATCGAGGAGCCCGAGCGTGCCGTCGCCCCGGGCGTGGACGCACCCGGGCGCGGTGCGGACGGGAGCCGCGCGCCGTCGTCGGGCGTGGGGACCTCCCTGCCCGACGGCGCCGCTCACCCCGCGCGTGCCGCTCGCCCGGTCGACGCGCAGGGCGAGCCGCCCGTGCTCGCGTTCCAGGACGTGACCGCGCGCTACCTGCCCGGCGGTGAGCCCGTCGTGCGTGACCTCACGTTCGAGGTGCCGCGACGAGGGCAGGTCGCGATCGTCGGGCCGTCCGGTGCGGGCAAGACCACGACCTTCTCGCTCCTCCTGCGCTTCCTCCAGCCCGAGTCCGGGACCCTGCTGCTCGACGGTCGGCCCTACGCGGACTACACGTTCGACGAGGTGCGCTCGCGCATCGCGTACGTCGAGCAGGAGACGCCCGTCGTGCCCGGCACGATCCGCGAGAACCTCCAGCTCTCCGACCCCGACGCGTCCGAGGACGCCATGTGGGACGCGCTCGCCAAGGTGCGGCTCGACGCCAAGGTGCGCTCGCTCGCCGACGGGCTCGACACGTCGCTCGTCGGGACCACGGTCTCGGGGGGCGAACGCCAGCGCGTCGCCCTCGCCCGCGCGGTCCTGCACGCGCCCGAGGTCCTGCTGCTCGACGAGGCCACCGCGCAGGTCGACGGGCTCACCGAGGCCGCGGTCCACGCCGTGATCGAGGACCTGTCGCGCGACCGCGCCGTCGTGACGATCGCGCACCGGCTCTCGACCGTGATCGATGCCGACCAGATCCTCGTCATGGAGGACGGCCGCGTCCGGGCGCGTGGCACGCACGCCGAGCTCCTCGCGGCGGACGAGCTGTACCGCGACCTCGTGGCCGCGCTGCGCATCTCGACCGAGACGCGGGCGGGCGAGGAGGCCGATCGCGAGACGGGCCGCCAGGAGCCCGCGGCGGCCGAGGTGCGCTGA
- a CDS encoding LLM class flavin-dependent oxidoreductase, producing MRLSTVILPIYRWSEGRDVWRRAEDLGFHAAYTYDHLSWRNFRDGPWFGALPTLAAAAGVTERIRLGTLVTSPNFREPVTLAKDLMTLDDLSGGRITLGLGAGTTGFDATVLGGEGWSARERADRLRDFTVLLDRLLTEPAVTHDEGHYRAHEARTIPGPVQEPRVPFAIAATGPRGLRLAVRYGQAWVTTGDASVGEEGTPAASHAAVGAQVTRLETACEEAGRDPGSVERILLTGFTPDRPLDSVDAFVETAAAYRAQGITEIVLHWPIADSQFAADQATFEKIATEGLAQLG from the coding sequence ATGCGACTGAGCACCGTGATCCTGCCGATCTACCGCTGGTCCGAGGGGCGCGACGTCTGGCGCCGCGCGGAGGACCTGGGCTTCCACGCGGCGTACACGTACGACCACCTGTCGTGGCGGAACTTCCGTGACGGCCCGTGGTTCGGTGCGCTGCCCACGCTCGCGGCGGCGGCCGGGGTCACCGAGCGGATCCGGCTCGGGACACTCGTGACGTCACCGAACTTCCGGGAGCCCGTGACGCTCGCCAAGGACCTCATGACGCTCGACGACCTGTCGGGCGGTCGCATCACCCTCGGGCTCGGTGCCGGGACGACGGGCTTCGACGCCACGGTCCTGGGCGGCGAGGGCTGGTCGGCGCGCGAGCGGGCGGACCGCCTGCGGGACTTCACGGTGCTGCTCGACCGTCTCCTGACCGAGCCTGCCGTGACGCACGACGAGGGGCACTACCGCGCGCACGAGGCCCGGACGATCCCGGGGCCCGTCCAGGAGCCGCGGGTCCCGTTCGCGATCGCCGCGACCGGCCCCCGTGGCCTGCGGCTGGCGGTGCGGTACGGGCAGGCGTGGGTCACGACGGGCGACGCGTCGGTCGGCGAGGAGGGGACGCCCGCCGCGTCGCACGCCGCGGTCGGGGCGCAGGTCACGAGGCTCGAGACCGCGTGCGAGGAGGCGGGCCGCGACCCGGGGAGCGTCGAGCGCATCCTCCTGACGGGCTTCACGCCGGACCGGCCGCTCGACTCGGTCGACGCGTTCGTCGAGACCGCCGCCGCCTACCGTGCGCAGGGGATCACGGAGATCGTCCTGCACTGGCCCATCGCCGACTCGCAGTTCGCGGCCGACCAGGCGACGTTCGAGAAGATCGCGACCGAGGGGCTCGCGCAGCTCGGCTGA